In Lentibacillus amyloliquefaciens, one DNA window encodes the following:
- the purE gene encoding 5-(carboxyamino)imidazole ribonucleotide mutase, whose amino-acid sequence MVRVGVIMGSISDWETMKHTCSILDELQIPYEKEVISAHRTPDDMFTYAKEARENGLNVIIAGAGGAAHLPGMVASQTTLPVIGVPVQSKALNGLDSLLSIVQMPGGVPTATVAIGRSGAKNAGLLAARMIGAFDNDVAERLKDYQENMKQSVNEMRDELAEQ is encoded by the coding sequence ATGGTACGTGTTGGCGTTATTATGGGAAGCATCTCGGATTGGGAAACGATGAAACATACATGCAGCATATTGGATGAATTGCAAATCCCCTACGAAAAAGAGGTGATTTCCGCGCACCGGACACCTGATGATATGTTCACCTATGCAAAAGAGGCAAGGGAGAACGGGCTGAACGTGATTATCGCCGGAGCCGGCGGGGCGGCACATTTACCCGGCATGGTTGCATCGCAGACGACACTCCCGGTCATCGGAGTACCGGTTCAGTCAAAAGCATTGAATGGCCTTGATTCTCTGCTTTCAATCGTGCAAATGCCCGGCGGTGTACCAACTGCCACAGTGGCAATTGGAAGATCGGGTGCCAAAAATGCCGGCCTCTTGGCTGCCCGGATGATTGGTGCATTCGACAATGATGTTGCTGAGAGATTGAAAGACTATCAGGAAAACATGAAACAATCGGTGAATGAAATGAGGGATGAACTTGCAGAACAATAA
- the purB gene encoding adenylosuccinate lyase encodes MIERYTREEMGAIWSEENKYNAWLEVEILACESWHELGIIPAADVEKIRRNASFQVERIQEIEQETRHDVVAFTRAVSETLGYERKWVHYGLTSTDVVDTAQSYLLKQANDIIRKDLHEFIDVLKSKAIEHKHTVMMGRTHGVHAEPTTFGLKMALWYEEMKRHLERFEHAATNIEFGKLSGAVGTYANIDPFVEAYVCEQLGLTPAPVSTQTLQRDRHAAYISALSLIATSIEKFATEIRGLQKTETREVEEFFAKGQKGSSAMPHKRNPIGSENMTGLARVLRGHMVTAHENVSLWHERDISHSSAERIILPDSTIALNYMLNRFSGIVSKLTVFPENMKRNIDKTHGVIFSQRVLLTLVDKGMSREEAYDLVQPKAMQAWETGTHFKVLVEGDEKVSTKLTQTEIDDCFDYTYHLKNVDSIFNRIGLEVE; translated from the coding sequence ATGATTGAACGTTATACCCGCGAAGAAATGGGTGCGATCTGGAGCGAGGAAAACAAATACAATGCATGGCTGGAGGTGGAAATTCTCGCATGTGAATCATGGCACGAACTGGGCATTATTCCGGCAGCGGATGTGGAAAAGATACGCCGGAATGCTTCTTTTCAGGTTGAACGTATTCAGGAAATCGAGCAGGAAACCCGGCATGATGTGGTCGCTTTTACGCGGGCGGTTTCCGAAACATTGGGATATGAGCGCAAATGGGTGCATTACGGGCTCACTTCAACAGACGTTGTTGACACCGCACAATCCTATTTGCTGAAACAGGCAAACGACATTATCCGTAAAGATCTGCACGAATTTATCGATGTTCTGAAAAGTAAAGCAATTGAACATAAACATACCGTCATGATGGGGCGCACACATGGCGTTCATGCCGAGCCGACAACATTCGGATTGAAAATGGCACTCTGGTATGAAGAAATGAAACGGCATTTGGAACGTTTTGAGCATGCGGCCACTAATATCGAATTCGGAAAATTGTCAGGCGCAGTCGGCACCTATGCGAACATTGATCCGTTCGTTGAAGCGTATGTTTGTGAGCAACTCGGGCTGACACCTGCACCGGTATCGACCCAGACATTACAGCGTGATCGTCATGCTGCGTATATTTCCGCCCTGTCGCTGATTGCCACGTCGATTGAAAAATTTGCCACCGAAATCCGCGGTCTTCAGAAAACGGAGACGCGTGAAGTGGAAGAGTTTTTTGCAAAAGGACAAAAAGGGTCATCAGCCATGCCGCACAAGCGCAATCCGATTGGCTCGGAAAACATGACCGGCCTTGCACGTGTCCTAAGAGGGCATATGGTAACAGCGCATGAAAATGTCTCACTCTGGCATGAGCGGGATATCTCGCACTCATCGGCAGAACGGATTATTTTGCCGGATTCAACGATTGCACTGAATTACATGCTGAACCGGTTTTCCGGTATCGTCAGTAAACTGACCGTATTTCCGGAAAACATGAAGCGTAACATTGATAAAACACACGGTGTTATATTTTCCCAGCGTGTGCTGCTTACACTTGTAGACAAGGGCATGAGCCGTGAAGAAGCCTATGACCTGGTGCAACCGAAAGCGATGCAGGCATGGGAGACAGGAACACATTTCAAAGTGCTGGTTGAAGGTGACGAAAAAGTGAGTACAAAGCTGACACAGACTGAGATTGATGATTGTTTTGATTATACGTACCATTTGAAAAATGTGGATTCTATATTTAACCGAATCGGACTTGAGGTGGAATGA
- the purC gene encoding phosphoribosylaminoimidazolesuccinocarboxamide synthase — protein MKTDLLYEGKAKRVYQAKDETGKLVLEYKNDATAFNGEKRGVFTGKGRLNNEISAYIFNVLNEQGIQTHFVERLSETEQLVHQTEIIPLEVVVRNVAAGSITRRLGLETDTSFTPALVELFYKDDDLGDPLINDEHALFLSDVTKSELQEIKDKALEINQQLIKLFESVNLKLVDFKLEFGRLASGCIVLSDEISPDTCRLWDKTTNENLDKDVFREGTGDLLEVYQKLFDRLEART, from the coding sequence ATGAAAACTGATTTGTTGTATGAGGGTAAAGCAAAGCGGGTTTATCAAGCCAAGGATGAAACAGGGAAGCTCGTGCTCGAATACAAAAATGATGCAACGGCATTTAACGGGGAGAAAAGGGGAGTCTTTACAGGGAAAGGCCGTTTGAACAATGAAATCTCCGCCTATATTTTCAACGTTCTAAATGAACAGGGTATCCAGACACACTTTGTTGAAAGACTTTCGGAAACGGAACAGCTTGTCCATCAAACAGAAATCATCCCATTGGAGGTTGTCGTCCGGAACGTGGCTGCAGGGAGCATTACACGGAGGCTTGGGCTGGAAACAGATACATCATTCACTCCAGCGCTTGTCGAACTGTTTTACAAAGACGATGATCTAGGGGACCCGCTGATTAATGATGAGCATGCTTTGTTCCTGAGCGATGTCACCAAATCCGAACTTCAGGAGATAAAAGACAAAGCGCTGGAGATCAACCAGCAGCTGATCAAACTATTCGAGTCGGTCAATCTCAAATTGGTTGATTTCAAACTGGAATTCGGACGATTGGCGAGCGGATGCATAGTGCTGTCGGATGAAATTTCGCCTGATACGTGCAGGCTTTGGGATAAAACGACAAACGAAAATCTGGATAAAGACGTATTCCGCGAGGGTACCGGTGATTTACTGGAAGTCTATCAAAAACTTTTTGACCGACTGGAGGCAAGGACATGA
- the purK gene encoding 5-(carboxyamino)imidazole ribonucleotide synthase yields the protein MQNNKVILPMKTIGIIGGGQLGRMMAIAAKYMGYHVAVLDPTPNCPAAQVSDQQITSAYDDMSGIEKLTDISDVVTYEFENVDLEAAAFIEQAGKLPQGAYALEVTQNREKEKSIMNDSGLPVPANKVVGDSDMCERVLENMPLPSVIKTVSGGYDGKGQLKINTNDDIQAACEFADRNDVCIIEQWVPFDKEISVVFTRGQSGEITFFPVSENEHKDHILYKTTVPASISAAVQQKALDAAGILAEKMNIAGTFAIEMFVKGDDIYLNEMAPRPHNSGHYTIEACTISQFEQHIRAICGLPLMPIELLRPAVMINILGDDVETALNELPKMRYGFLHLYGKETVKPKRKMGHITFIADTLDEAKQQLAAYEEAKQ from the coding sequence TTGCAGAACAATAAGGTGATACTTCCCATGAAAACAATCGGTATTATCGGCGGCGGTCAGCTTGGACGGATGATGGCAATTGCTGCCAAATATATGGGCTATCATGTGGCGGTCCTCGACCCGACCCCAAACTGCCCGGCGGCCCAAGTTTCCGATCAGCAAATCACGTCCGCTTATGATGATATGAGCGGAATAGAGAAATTGACTGACATTAGTGATGTTGTCACATATGAATTTGAAAATGTTGACCTTGAGGCGGCTGCTTTTATTGAACAAGCAGGCAAACTGCCACAGGGCGCATATGCACTCGAGGTCACCCAGAACCGTGAAAAGGAAAAATCGATTATGAATGATTCAGGGCTCCCGGTGCCTGCCAATAAGGTTGTTGGAGACAGTGATATGTGCGAGCGTGTTCTGGAAAATATGCCGCTCCCTTCTGTTATTAAAACAGTCAGCGGAGGATATGATGGCAAAGGTCAGCTCAAAATAAACACGAATGATGACATTCAGGCGGCTTGTGAATTTGCCGATCGGAATGACGTGTGCATTATCGAACAGTGGGTTCCGTTTGATAAAGAAATATCGGTCGTGTTTACGCGCGGACAATCAGGTGAGATCACGTTTTTTCCGGTATCCGAGAACGAGCACAAGGATCATATTTTATACAAGACGACAGTCCCGGCGTCCATCAGTGCTGCGGTTCAGCAAAAAGCGCTTGATGCTGCAGGGATACTTGCGGAAAAAATGAATATTGCCGGCACGTTTGCGATTGAAATGTTCGTCAAAGGTGATGACATTTACCTGAATGAAATGGCACCAAGACCACACAACTCGGGACACTATACGATTGAAGCCTGCACAATATCGCAATTTGAACAGCATATCAGGGCCATTTGCGGATTGCCGCTGATGCCAATTGAACTGCTCAGACCCGCTGTTATGATCAATATTCTTGGTGACGATGTGGAAACGGCTTTGAATGAGCTTCCGAAAATGCGGTATGGTTTTCTGCATTTGTACGGGAAAGAAACGGTCAAGCCTAAACGGAAGATGGGACATATCACCTTCATCGCGGATACATTGGATGAAGCAAAACAACAGTTGGCAGCATACGAGGAGGCAAAGCAATGA
- the purQ gene encoding phosphoribosylformylglycinamidine synthase subunit PurQ has product MKFAVIVFPGSNCDRDMYHAVNKVLGMEADLVWYDNSNLESYDAILLPGGFSYGDYLRTGAIASASDVMQQVKAHADAGKPVLGVCNGFQILLESGLLPGAMLPNKHLSFMCHHEQLTVSNHKTRFTTNYKKGEVIQLPIAHGEGNYFADDETLSELKQNNQIVFTYENNPNGSAADIAGIINNEGNVLGMMPHPERAVEKLLGSDDGIKLFQSLIENWRDAYAVNT; this is encoded by the coding sequence ATGAAGTTTGCAGTCATCGTTTTCCCCGGTTCAAACTGTGACCGTGATATGTATCATGCCGTCAACAAGGTTCTTGGGATGGAAGCTGATTTAGTCTGGTATGACAATAGCAATCTAGAAAGCTATGATGCAATCCTGTTGCCCGGTGGATTTTCATATGGTGATTATCTGCGTACGGGCGCCATTGCATCGGCGTCAGACGTCATGCAGCAGGTAAAAGCACATGCTGATGCGGGAAAGCCGGTGCTGGGCGTATGCAATGGTTTTCAAATCCTGCTGGAATCAGGTTTACTGCCCGGTGCCATGCTGCCTAACAAGCATCTATCATTCATGTGCCATCATGAACAACTGACCGTTTCCAACCACAAAACACGCTTTACGACAAATTATAAAAAAGGCGAGGTCATTCAGTTGCCTATTGCCCATGGTGAGGGGAATTATTTCGCAGATGATGAAACCTTATCAGAGTTGAAACAGAATAACCAGATTGTCTTTACGTATGAGAACAACCCGAACGGATCGGCTGCCGATATCGCCGGCATCATTAATAACGAGGGTAATGTGCTTGGCATGATGCCGCACCCGGAACGCGCAGTAGAAAAATTACTTGGCAGTGACGATGGTATTAAGCTTTTTCAATCACTGATTGAAAATTGGAGGGACGCTTATGCAGTCAACACATGA
- the purS gene encoding phosphoribosylformylglycinamidine synthase subunit PurS, which translates to MKKVTIYIMPKQGVLDPQGKAIQTSLNALGFSDVEEVQTGKLIELVVEDHEDIDKRVGEMCDKLLANPVMEDYHYEVEEVART; encoded by the coding sequence ATGAAAAAAGTGACTATTTATATTATGCCGAAACAGGGTGTGCTTGATCCGCAGGGTAAAGCCATTCAGACATCCCTTAACGCGCTGGGGTTTTCTGATGTGGAAGAGGTGCAAACAGGGAAGTTGATTGAACTGGTCGTAGAAGATCACGAGGATATTGATAAACGTGTCGGTGAAATGTGCGACAAACTATTGGCTAATCCGGTTATGGAAGACTATCACTATGAAGTGGAGGAGGTCGCGCGCACATGA